The following coding sequences are from one Salinicoccus sp. Bachu38 window:
- the thiW gene encoding energy coupling factor transporter S component ThiW → MTRKMTITSVLTALNVVLSMFIIIPVGPIRAAPVQHLINVLSVVFTGPWAIVQAFLSSTIRIMMGTGSPFAYPGSMLGALVAFILYRKFKKLGVSAIGEVLGTGVIGSLATLPLIMILGLERDFFWVLAPAFLVSTMIGSVVSWLLLRQLDEKGILKQFNI, encoded by the coding sequence ATGACCAGAAAAATGACCATTACGAGTGTGCTCACCGCACTCAACGTCGTACTCAGCATGTTCATCATCATACCCGTAGGACCGATCAGGGCTGCACCTGTACAGCACCTCATCAATGTCCTCTCCGTCGTATTTACAGGGCCATGGGCCATCGTCCAGGCATTCCTGTCATCCACGATACGGATCATGATGGGGACGGGGTCCCCGTTCGCCTATCCAGGCAGCATGCTCGGGGCGCTCGTCGCGTTCATACTGTACAGGAAATTCAAAAAGCTCGGCGTCTCCGCCATCGGAGAGGTACTGGGTACGGGCGTAATCGGTTCGCTCGCCACTCTGCCGCTGATCATGATACTCGGTCTGGAGAGGGATTTCTTCTGGGTGCTGGCGCCGGCATTTCTCGTCAGCACGATGATCGGTTCGGTGGTCTCATGGCTTCTGCTCAGGCAGCTGGATGAAAAAGGGATCCTAAAGCAGTTCAACATTTGA
- a CDS encoding RicAFT regulatory complex protein RicA family protein produces the protein MYTKDDIVKEAKGLGNMIAQTEQVDFFKKAEAKIHENKDVREKMASLKSLQKQAVNFQNYGKERAYQMTEEKIKKVEAELDEMPIVNQFKESQGEVNELLQMVSHAISQTVTNDIITSTGGDLLQGETGAAMRNMPNQENK, from the coding sequence ATGTATACGAAAGATGATATTGTGAAAGAAGCGAAAGGGCTCGGCAACATGATCGCCCAGACGGAACAGGTGGACTTCTTCAAGAAGGCCGAAGCCAAGATCCATGAAAATAAGGATGTCAGGGAAAAGATGGCAAGTTTGAAAAGTCTGCAGAAGCAGGCGGTCAACTTCCAGAACTACGGCAAGGAACGCGCATATCAGATGACCGAAGAGAAGATCAAGAAAGTCGAGGCGGAACTCGACGAAATGCCGATCGTCAACCAGTTCAAGGAATCCCAGGGAGAGGTCAACGAACTGCTTCAGATGGTCTCCCATGCCATCAGCCAGACAGTGACGAATGACATCATCACTTCCACGGGCGGAGATCTGCTCCAGGGCGAGACCGGAGCGGCAATGAGGAATATGCCGAACCAGGAAAATAAATAA
- the hfq gene encoding RNA chaperone Hfq — MTNGDLQDKFLSEFKESEVEVTVFLVNGFQMRGTVIDFDKFVIQLHSGGKNHLIYKHAISTFTK, encoded by the coding sequence ATGACTAATGGCGATCTACAGGATAAGTTTCTCAGCGAATTCAAGGAGTCCGAAGTCGAGGTTACCGTATTTCTGGTGAATGGTTTTCAGATGAGGGGCACTGTCATCGATTTTGATAAATTCGTTATCCAACTCCATTCCGGCGGCAAGAACCATCTGATCTACAAGCATGCCATCAGCACATTTACAAAATAG
- the mutL gene encoding DNA mismatch repair endonuclease MutL, which produces MSPIKVLDSAIQNKIAAGEVVERPSSVVKELVENSIDAHATQVEVFIEESGMKQIRIVDNGDGIHHTDGPLLFQRHATSKIDTDYDLFQIRSLGFRGEALASIGAVAKVTVETKHSAGNPVFIRFEGGSLIEQIPGKERQGTDITITDLFFNTPARLKYMRSMRTESGKIIDIIQRMALANPNISFRLVLDGQEKVMTKGNGNLKEVISDIYGLNVARHAVEIDAHDADFEIRGYAIRPEINRSNRNYLNISVNRRFIKNFRLSQSIVNGYHTLLPKDKSPIVVIDITMDPKLVDVNVHPSKIEVRFSKERELNRLLESAIGTHVKNEMLIPDVSREKPRRQEKSTQEALDFTAERSVPPKAEPSIQKTPAARDDESTPGGYRVAPERTVLKEARARTPEPSTPPKRRDTPAHIPHTHSGEEEREKLPYLEIVGQLHGTYIILQNDTGMYMMDQHAAQERIKYEYYSENIVQEETDGIPLLIPYTFEFPMNDIIAIDDRLKRLQSLGFEIEKTGIRQYAVTRYPSWIDEKNPEADIEDLIHFVSSKEDFSVSQYKEEMAIMMSCKQSIKANHYLDRPQTEALLESLRACRSPYTCPHGRPVIIHMSTYEIERMFNRIMK; this is translated from the coding sequence ATGAGTCCGATTAAAGTATTGGATAGTGCGATACAGAACAAGATAGCCGCAGGCGAAGTGGTCGAGCGTCCGAGCTCCGTGGTCAAGGAGCTGGTCGAAAACTCCATCGATGCCCATGCGACGCAGGTCGAAGTGTTCATCGAGGAATCGGGAATGAAGCAGATCCGTATCGTCGACAACGGGGACGGCATCCATCATACGGATGGCCCGCTGCTTTTCCAGCGGCATGCCACAAGCAAGATCGATACGGACTACGACCTCTTTCAGATCCGCTCCCTCGGTTTCCGCGGGGAGGCGCTGGCAAGTATCGGTGCCGTGGCGAAAGTGACCGTGGAGACGAAGCACAGTGCAGGCAATCCGGTCTTCATCCGTTTCGAAGGCGGAAGCCTGATCGAGCAGATTCCGGGCAAGGAGCGGCAGGGGACGGACATCACCATCACCGACCTCTTCTTCAACACCCCGGCCAGGCTGAAGTACATGCGCTCCATGCGGACGGAAAGCGGCAAGATCATCGACATCATCCAGCGCATGGCGCTTGCCAACCCGAACATCAGCTTCCGCCTCGTCCTGGATGGCCAGGAGAAGGTCATGACGAAAGGGAACGGCAACCTCAAGGAGGTCATCAGCGACATATACGGTCTGAACGTCGCCCGCCATGCGGTCGAAATCGATGCGCACGATGCGGACTTTGAAATTCGGGGCTATGCCATCCGCCCGGAGATCAACCGCAGCAACAGGAACTATCTCAACATCTCCGTCAACCGCAGGTTCATCAAGAACTTCAGGCTTTCGCAGTCGATCGTGAACGGCTACCATACACTGCTGCCGAAGGACAAGTCTCCGATCGTGGTCATCGACATCACGATGGATCCGAAACTGGTCGATGTCAATGTCCATCCGTCCAAAATAGAAGTCCGCTTCTCAAAGGAGCGCGAGCTGAACAGGCTGCTTGAATCGGCGATCGGGACGCATGTGAAAAATGAAATGCTCATCCCTGATGTATCACGGGAGAAGCCGCGGCGGCAGGAGAAGTCCACCCAGGAGGCGCTGGATTTCACTGCAGAGCGGTCCGTACCGCCAAAAGCAGAGCCATCCATACAGAAGACACCGGCAGCCCGTGATGATGAAAGCACACCGGGCGGCTACAGGGTGGCCCCAGAGCGGACGGTGCTGAAGGAGGCGCGGGCACGGACACCGGAACCGTCCACTCCGCCGAAACGGCGGGATACACCAGCGCACATCCCACATACGCACTCCGGGGAGGAGGAACGGGAGAAGCTGCCCTACCTTGAGATCGTCGGCCAGCTGCATGGCACCTACATCATCCTGCAGAACGACACCGGCATGTATATGATGGACCAGCACGCCGCCCAGGAGCGGATCAAGTACGAATACTACTCGGAAAACATCGTCCAGGAGGAAACCGATGGCATCCCGCTGCTCATCCCATATACATTCGAATTCCCGATGAATGATATAATAGCGATAGACGACAGGCTGAAAAGGCTCCAGTCCCTCGGTTTTGAAATTGAGAAGACCGGAATCAGACAGTACGCCGTGACGCGGTATCCAAGCTGGATCGATGAGAAGAATCCGGAAGCCGACATAGAGGACCTGATCCATTTCGTCTCCTCAAAGGAGGACTTCTCGGTCAGCCAGTACAAGGAGGAGATGGCCATCATGATGAGCTGCAAGCAGTCAATCAAAGCCAACCACTACCTGGACAGGCCGCAGACAGAAGCGCTGCTCGAATCCCTCAGGGCATGCAGGTCGCCCTACACCTGCCCGCACGGCCGGCCGGTCATCATCCATATGAGCACTTACGAAATCGAGCGCATGTTCAACCGCATCATGAAATAG
- a CDS encoding alpha/beta hydrolase has protein sequence MKISERMVYNEGREIQTTIFSPERPICAIQLLHGMAEHKERYTEMMTWLAMNDCMVVMHDHRGHGKDTGDPGHFDDFNLLIDDARAVSRLIPRSLPKFILGHSMGSIVARRLLEHGIYDGGIIVGTGNKDAITDQVASKLLRKVADATPKARSKTINRLAFLGYDASFEGMQKNRWLSADGTHVRQYNEDPYCGFLMSNRALSEILRHVRLSRKHRSLKKLDPQAPILLIGGKEDPFSNRGADVRKLARRYRQYADTVTVQLYDTSRHEVLFEKNREQVYNRLLEWVMRHV, from the coding sequence ATGAAAATCAGCGAACGCATGGTATACAACGAGGGCAGGGAAATACAGACCACAATCTTCTCGCCCGAAAGACCCATCTGCGCCATCCAGCTGCTCCATGGCATGGCCGAACACAAGGAGCGCTATACCGAAATGATGACATGGCTTGCGATGAACGACTGCATGGTCGTCATGCATGACCATCGGGGCCATGGGAAGGATACCGGAGATCCCGGACATTTTGACGATTTCAACCTGCTGATCGATGATGCGCGGGCGGTGTCCAGGCTGATTCCCCGGTCTCTGCCGAAATTCATCCTTGGCCACTCCATGGGATCCATCGTGGCCAGAAGGCTGCTCGAACACGGCATATATGATGGCGGCATCATCGTCGGCACCGGCAATAAGGATGCCATCACCGACCAGGTTGCGTCGAAACTGCTCAGAAAGGTGGCTGATGCCACACCAAAAGCGCGATCCAAGACGATCAACCGGCTGGCTTTCCTCGGATATGATGCATCTTTTGAAGGCATGCAGAAGAACAGATGGCTTTCAGCGGACGGGACGCATGTCAGGCAGTATAATGAGGATCCATACTGCGGATTCCTGATGAGCAACCGGGCACTTTCCGAAATACTTCGCCATGTCAGGCTCAGCCGGAAGCACCGGAGCCTGAAGAAGCTGGATCCGCAGGCGCCCATACTTCTGATCGGCGGCAAGGAAGACCCGTTCTCCAACAGGGGGGCCGACGTGAGGAAGCTTGCGCGCCGCTACAGGCAGTATGCGGATACGGTGACCGTACAGCTGTATGATACCAGCCGGCACGAAGTCCTGTTTGAAAAGAATCGCGAACAGGTTTACAACAGACTACTGGAATGGGTGATGAGACATGTCTGA
- a CDS encoding glutathione peroxidase, whose protein sequence is MKTHLYDIEVHDDTGTPMRMADFAGKVILIVNTASECSFRNQLSELEFLYQKYRDEGLVILVFPSDDFMNSEPLDATAAKTHYRNEYGVTFRVMEKTEVKGDRIHPLFKYLTEGRSGLFTNTVKWNFTKFLISREGRIVNRFSPQKSPMALEEDVKKVLRG, encoded by the coding sequence ATGAAGACGCATCTATATGATATAGAAGTCCATGATGACACCGGTACACCGATGCGTATGGCGGACTTTGCGGGCAAAGTCATACTTATCGTCAACACAGCAAGCGAATGCAGTTTCCGCAACCAGCTTTCGGAACTTGAATTTCTCTATCAGAAATACAGGGATGAGGGGCTCGTCATACTCGTCTTCCCTTCCGATGATTTCATGAATTCGGAACCGCTTGATGCCACCGCCGCCAAGACCCACTACCGTAACGAATACGGCGTGACGTTCCGGGTCATGGAGAAGACGGAGGTCAAAGGCGACCGGATCCATCCCCTGTTCAAATATCTGACCGAGGGCAGAAGCGGCCTGTTCACCAACACTGTGAAATGGAATTTCACCAAGTTCCTCATTTCAAGGGAAGGCCGGATCGTGAACCGGTTTTCTCCGCAGAAATCGCCCATGGCACTTGAAGAGGACGTTAAAAAGGTGCTGAGAGGCTAA
- a CDS encoding ABC transporter ATP-binding protein yields MCIEVEKLRLRFPESESPLFTDLDLKIGEGEKVLIVGPSGSGKSTLLNVLGGLIPDTITIPMKADRLKMPASCAYVFQDPDSQFTMPTVAEELAFVLENRQVAEEEMEPLFTEALSMVGLDVAPESAIQTLSGGMKQKLAIASALLQQADTLFLDEPTSMLDSKSAAHLWDTVRAMWNDLTVVIVEHRVEELWHTVDRVILMNDDGVIVCSATPGKMLDEHRRLLDQYGVWHPCSWQDAPVLPKIAPGSGTLMEARDLSIRRGGRRLLTIDDLRIGKGEWITLEGDNGTGKSSLLLALMKLIPSGGKVFFGGSRVGRTRHLEGRVYPVFQNPELQFITNRVFDEVFINLEMHHDDRTARRETDALLERFGLGHVSHLHPLEISTGQKRRLSVATAAGGVPEVIIFDEPTFGLDQRHAFGLLTMIHDMVKRGTSVIMITHDAEIMKRYPSRRLLIEDGRLVERGDGHA; encoded by the coding sequence ATGTGCATCGAAGTGGAAAAATTGCGTCTGCGGTTCCCGGAATCAGAATCGCCTCTCTTCACCGATCTCGACCTGAAAATAGGGGAGGGTGAAAAGGTGCTCATCGTCGGGCCGAGCGGCTCGGGCAAGAGCACCCTGCTCAATGTGCTCGGGGGCCTCATACCGGATACGATCACCATACCGATGAAGGCGGATCGGCTCAAAATGCCCGCGTCCTGTGCATACGTCTTCCAGGATCCGGATTCCCAGTTCACGATGCCGACAGTCGCCGAAGAGCTCGCCTTTGTCCTCGAGAACAGGCAGGTGGCTGAGGAGGAGATGGAACCCCTGTTCACGGAAGCGCTCAGCATGGTCGGGCTTGATGTGGCCCCGGAGAGCGCCATCCAGACGCTGTCAGGAGGCATGAAGCAGAAGCTCGCCATCGCCTCGGCATTGCTCCAGCAGGCAGACACGCTGTTTTTGGATGAGCCGACAAGCATGCTGGACAGCAAATCGGCGGCTCATCTCTGGGATACCGTGAGGGCGATGTGGAATGATCTGACCGTCGTCATCGTCGAACATCGTGTCGAAGAACTATGGCACACGGTCGACCGGGTGATACTGATGAATGATGACGGTGTAATCGTGTGTTCCGCCACACCCGGAAAAATGCTGGACGAGCATCGCCGGCTGCTCGACCAATACGGCGTGTGGCATCCATGTTCGTGGCAGGACGCCCCTGTCCTCCCGAAAATTGCACCGGGGTCCGGTACACTGATGGAAGCAAGGGACCTCTCCATCAGAAGAGGGGGCAGGCGTCTTTTGACGATAGATGATCTGAGGATCGGAAAGGGTGAATGGATTACACTCGAAGGGGACAATGGCACGGGAAAATCGAGCCTGCTGCTCGCATTGATGAAACTCATTCCCTCAGGAGGCAAGGTATTTTTTGGGGGCAGCCGGGTCGGCAGGACGCGGCATCTCGAGGGCAGAGTCTATCCGGTCTTCCAGAATCCGGAGCTGCAGTTCATTACGAACCGTGTGTTCGACGAAGTGTTCATCAATCTGGAGATGCACCATGATGACAGGACGGCACGCCGGGAGACGGATGCACTGCTCGAACGCTTCGGACTCGGACATGTGTCTCATCTGCATCCGCTGGAAATATCCACCGGGCAGAAGCGGCGTCTGAGTGTCGCGACGGCGGCAGGCGGGGTGCCGGAAGTCATCATATTCGATGAACCGACATTCGGTCTTGACCAGCGTCATGCCTTCGGCCTGCTCACGATGATTCACGACATGGTGAAGCGGGGGACGAGCGTCATCATGATCACCCATGATGCGGAGATCATGAAGCGCTATCCATCGAGACGCCTGCTGATTGAAGACGGACGCCTTGTCGAACGGGGGGATGGACATGCCTGA
- the miaA gene encoding tRNA (adenosine(37)-N6)-dimethylallyltransferase MiaA yields the protein MSEKKKLLILVGPTAIGKSKLGVEIAKRFNLEIISGDSMQVYQGMDIGTGKITDEEMDGVQHYMIDVMPPDTTFSVHQFQKHVDEIIDEFHEDGRVPFIVGGTGHYIRALIYGYEFDDEDDKEKRALTERLEQLGTPILHSRLRSIDPKLAEEIHPNNRKRVIRALVKHELSDRISNRIGPGYTDELKYDTFIVGLTRDRKSIHSNINARVEKMFEMGLEDEVRNLFQRRSLSKTAGAAIGYKEFLPYFEGEASLNDVKETIKQHTRQYAKRQLTFFRNQLPVKWYDLDSVNMDIIFEDIYQFLQMKERKKND from the coding sequence ATGTCTGAAAAGAAGAAACTGCTTATACTCGTGGGACCCACAGCCATCGGGAAATCCAAGCTCGGTGTTGAAATCGCAAAGCGGTTCAACCTCGAAATCATCAGTGGCGACTCGATGCAAGTCTATCAGGGAATGGATATCGGCACAGGGAAGATCACCGACGAGGAGATGGACGGCGTGCAGCATTATATGATCGACGTCATGCCCCCGGATACCACATTTTCAGTGCACCAGTTCCAGAAACATGTGGACGAAATCATAGACGAATTCCACGAAGACGGCCGTGTACCGTTCATTGTCGGCGGGACGGGTCACTATATCCGGGCGCTCATCTATGGATATGAATTTGACGATGAGGACGACAAGGAGAAGCGGGCGTTGACAGAACGCCTCGAACAGCTGGGGACGCCGATCCTCCACAGCCGCCTCAGATCCATCGATCCGAAGCTTGCCGAGGAGATCCATCCAAACAACCGCAAGCGTGTCATCCGCGCCCTGGTCAAGCATGAACTGAGTGACAGGATCAGCAACAGAATAGGCCCCGGCTACACAGATGAGTTGAAATATGATACATTTATAGTAGGATTGACACGTGATAGGAAGTCGATTCACAGCAATATCAACGCACGTGTCGAAAAGATGTTCGAGATGGGGCTCGAGGATGAGGTGAGGAACCTGTTCCAGCGCCGGTCACTATCGAAAACAGCGGGCGCGGCTATCGGCTATAAGGAATTTCTCCCGTACTTCGAAGGGGAGGCATCCCTCAATGATGTGAAGGAAACGATCAAGCAGCATACCAGACAGTATGCCAAGCGGCAACTGACCTTCTTCAGAAACCAGCTCCCCGTAAAGTGGTATGATCTTGATTCAGTGAATATGGATATAATATTTGAGGATATATATCAATTCCTACAGATGAAGGAGAGAAAGAAAAATGACTAA
- a CDS encoding energy-coupling factor transporter transmembrane component T family protein, with the protein MPEAVKRYSTFADRVNPLVKILVAVGLFLTVILIHDPNHLFHLSVIMFILLFILSGVKYVYIALLTGIILFFGFISSLYMILYGEGTTTVFQFGIIHVTEESAVRGLHIMMRGITLSFFGALIVFTTRITDVFYSLMQQGGLKPKYAYSFMAALRMVPIIAGEYLALRRARKVRRALIHRKYISGLQGFISTIVTLLSQSIRRAWRLGVAMESKGFDDGPRTYYHRTIYSIHDFHFILLILLGVILSSFLGGWFSPFDTVDAR; encoded by the coding sequence ATGCCTGAAGCGGTGAAGCGCTACAGCACATTCGCCGACCGGGTCAATCCCCTCGTCAAAATCCTTGTGGCCGTCGGGCTGTTTCTGACCGTCATCCTCATCCATGACCCAAACCACCTTTTCCATCTGTCGGTCATCATGTTCATTCTGCTTTTCATATTGAGCGGTGTGAAGTACGTCTATATCGCACTCCTGACAGGTATCATCCTGTTTTTCGGCTTCATTTCAAGCCTGTATATGATCCTCTACGGCGAAGGGACGACGACAGTCTTCCAGTTTGGAATCATCCATGTCACCGAAGAGAGTGCTGTACGCGGCCTGCATATCATGATGCGCGGCATCACGCTCTCCTTCTTCGGAGCACTCATCGTCTTCACTACACGCATCACGGACGTCTTCTACAGTCTGATGCAGCAAGGGGGGCTGAAGCCGAAGTATGCCTATTCGTTCATGGCGGCACTCCGCATGGTGCCGATCATTGCGGGTGAATATCTTGCATTGAGGCGTGCCCGCAAAGTGAGACGGGCACTGATCCACCGCAAGTACATCAGCGGATTGCAGGGGTTCATATCGACGATCGTCACCCTGCTCAGCCAGAGCATCAGGCGGGCCTGGCGTCTCGGGGTCGCCATGGAATCCAAAGGGTTCGACGACGGACCGAGAACCTATTACCACCGCACCATCTATTCCATCCATGACTTCCACTTCATCCTGCTCATCCTTCTCGGTGTCATCCTCTCCTCTTTCCTCGGGGGATGGTTCAGCCCGTTTGACACTGTGGACGCGAGATGA
- the mutS gene encoding DNA mismatch repair protein MutS — MATVTPMMQQYLNIKEAHPGVLLFYRLGDFYELFYDDAITASKVLEITLTSRDKKKDPIPMCGVPYHSAKGYIERLIDQGYKVAICEQMEDPKQTKGMVKREVVRIITPGTLIDDFGMDDGRSNYILALDEKSGRFTAAYSDISTGEIFAFSTEDLGVLKSEIDRIRPREIVVEEGIEGLLSELYSDPPVNTPFSNQTHFPLEYGADITEGERETLNLLVAYIRAHNMKDLKHFRTVEKHRIKETMQLNYAALSNLELLESLQTKKTKGSLFWYLNRTETPMGKRKLRKWIERPLLRQTAIEERHEAVAVLLDHFIEREDMRSLLNNVYDIERLVGRLSFGNIDAKDLVQMRDSLQGLPAVAEMLERIGLLGTPLFRSFDILDDVHELLADSLDDSPPKTIREGGIFREGYSNRLDEYRYISNNGRVWLNDYIERERERTGIKNLKVGFNKVFGYYIEISKGNAVNFDAEKFDYQRKQTLTNAERFITPELKEMESKLLSAQDESIILEYELFVALREHMEQFIPRLQTTADIISTLDCLVSFATVANDYRLVRPEFSGDELSITEGRHPVVEKVIGENTYVPNSLDMDRDTFIYLITGPNMSGKSTYMRQVAIISIMAQMGMYVPAEAAVLPIFDQIFTRIGASDDLASGKSTFMIEMMEANDALQNATENSLLIFDEIGRGTSTYDGMSLAQAMLEYIHHHIGAKTLFSTHYHEMTRLSTELDHLKNVHVKATEYDGKLIFLHKVKPGPVERSYGIHVAKLAELPDEVTHRANDLLKTFEQDGRVTGNQQLELPLDDTETFEVHPVIDQLKSLDLNRMTPLDAMMKLQELKNELEGE, encoded by the coding sequence ATGGCTACTGTAACACCAATGATGCAACAATATCTGAATATCAAGGAGGCGCACCCGGGAGTGCTGCTCTTCTATAGACTGGGTGATTTCTACGAGCTGTTCTACGATGATGCGATTACAGCGAGCAAGGTTCTTGAAATCACCCTGACATCACGGGACAAGAAGAAGGATCCCATCCCGATGTGCGGCGTCCCCTATCATTCTGCAAAGGGCTATATCGAACGGCTGATCGACCAGGGGTACAAGGTTGCCATTTGCGAACAGATGGAGGACCCGAAGCAGACGAAAGGCATGGTGAAGCGGGAAGTGGTGCGTATCATCACGCCGGGGACACTGATTGATGACTTTGGCATGGACGATGGCAGGAGCAACTATATCCTTGCATTGGATGAAAAATCCGGCCGTTTCACCGCCGCCTATTCGGATATTTCGACCGGGGAGATATTTGCATTTTCGACAGAGGACCTCGGTGTATTGAAGAGTGAAATAGACCGCATCCGGCCAAGGGAGATTGTGGTCGAGGAGGGCATCGAAGGCCTGCTGTCCGAACTCTATTCCGACCCGCCGGTGAATACACCGTTTTCTAACCAAACGCATTTTCCGCTCGAATACGGGGCAGATATCACGGAAGGGGAACGGGAGACGCTCAATCTGCTCGTGGCCTACATCCGCGCCCACAACATGAAGGACCTGAAACATTTCAGGACCGTGGAAAAGCACCGCATCAAGGAGACGATGCAGCTGAACTATGCGGCACTCTCCAATCTGGAGCTGCTTGAGAGCCTGCAGACGAAAAAGACGAAGGGCTCCCTGTTCTGGTATCTGAATCGGACGGAAACCCCGATGGGCAAGCGCAAGCTGAGGAAATGGATCGAGCGTCCGCTTCTCCGCCAGACGGCGATCGAAGAGCGCCATGAGGCGGTCGCGGTCCTCCTCGACCACTTCATCGAACGCGAGGATATGCGCAGCCTACTCAACAATGTATATGACATCGAGCGGCTTGTCGGCCGGCTGAGCTTCGGCAATATCGATGCAAAGGACCTCGTGCAGATGCGGGATTCCCTCCAGGGGCTTCCTGCCGTCGCTGAAATGCTCGAACGGATCGGGCTGCTCGGCACGCCGCTCTTCCGGTCCTTCGACATTCTCGATGATGTCCACGAACTGCTGGCGGACAGCCTCGATGATTCACCTCCGAAGACCATCCGCGAGGGCGGCATCTTCAGGGAGGGCTACAGCAACAGGCTCGATGAATACCGGTATATCTCAAACAACGGCAGAGTGTGGCTCAATGACTACATCGAGCGGGAAAGGGAGCGGACCGGCATCAAAAACTTGAAGGTCGGCTTCAACAAGGTGTTCGGCTACTATATCGAAATCTCCAAAGGCAACGCGGTGAACTTCGATGCCGAAAAGTTCGACTACCAGCGCAAGCAGACGCTGACGAATGCAGAACGCTTCATCACACCGGAACTCAAGGAGATGGAATCGAAACTGCTCAGTGCGCAGGATGAAAGTATCATACTCGAGTACGAGCTGTTCGTCGCACTCAGGGAACATATGGAGCAGTTCATACCGAGGCTGCAGACGACAGCGGATATCATCAGCACGCTGGACTGCCTTGTATCGTTTGCGACGGTGGCAAATGACTACCGGCTTGTACGCCCCGAGTTCAGCGGGGATGAACTGTCGATTACGGAAGGGCGCCACCCTGTTGTGGAGAAGGTGATTGGCGAGAACACCTATGTGCCGAACTCCCTCGACATGGACCGGGATACATTCATCTATCTGATCACAGGGCCGAACATGTCAGGCAAGAGCACCTATATGCGCCAGGTTGCAATCATCAGCATCATGGCCCAGATGGGGATGTATGTCCCGGCGGAGGCCGCGGTCCTGCCGATCTTCGACCAGATATTCACACGCATCGGGGCGAGCGACGACCTGGCCAGCGGGAAATCCACCTTCATGATCGAAATGATGGAGGCGAATGACGCACTTCAGAATGCGACGGAAAACAGCCTCCTCATCTTCGATGAAATCGGGCGGGGCACCTCAACCTATGACGGCATGTCCCTTGCTCAGGCGATGCTTGAATACATCCACCACCACATCGGGGCGAAGACGCTGTTCTCGACCCACTACCATGAGATGACGCGTCTCAGCACCGAGCTTGACCACCTGAAGAATGTCCATGTAAAGGCGACCGAGTACGACGGCAAACTGATATTCCTGCACAAGGTGAAGCCGGGGCCGGTGGAGCGGAGCTACGGCATCCATGTGGCGAAGCTTGCCGAACTGCCGGATGAAGTCACCCATCGGGCGAATGACCTGCTGAAGACGTTCGAACAGGACGGACGGGTGACCGGAAACCAGCAGCTGGAACTCCCGCTTGATGATACGGAGACATTCGAAGTCCATCCCGTCATCGATCAGCTGAAATCGCTCGATCTCAACCGGATGACGCCGCTTGATGCGATGATGAAGCTGCAGGAACTAAAAAACGAGCTTGAAGGCGAGTGA